Genomic DNA from Equus asinus isolate D_3611 breed Donkey chromosome 10, EquAss-T2T_v2, whole genome shotgun sequence:
GGTCAATAGAAAACATTCTGAACAAAGCTTTTATAGTCAATAGATACCCTCTCCTCCCAGTGAACTGTGTCATGATACCCCTTTGAATTTGACCTTTTCTACACACAGTAACCATCCCAACTTATGGCACGAGCATTGAGAATAGAGCTGCAATGCTATCATTCTTGTAAAGGGAATGGGACATTCCAAGAAGAGATGAGAAAAGCAGTCTCCAGATCCTCTTCACTTTTACTCTTAAATCAGAGATAGTGGAGTGGAGGTGTACTTACTTATCCCTTTGCAAACTTTCTGCATTTTGCGAAACCTGGCTTTGAATGTTGGGATCAAATCATTAATGATTACAtgggtaaataaaaattacatggtCGTATAGCATTAATTACATTGATAAATAACAATTCTCCAAGGGACAATTGAAGTTTTTTCTTCATCACGGACTCAGTTTATATTTGGGTGCCTATTTTGGTGAGTAAGATCAAGAAGGCTGGAAGAGTTCCATTGTCTTATAAATTCACCCCAAGAAGCTTTGATACCAGATCTCTGATTCAGATGGAATGAAGGACCAGGGGCTCTTACAATAATTGAAAAACACATTCAACACTCAGTATTTTAAAGAGTAATGTCATTTATTTCAATatcatatatttcaaatattaaaaaatacttaaattaaatttcaaatatcaACTATCTCAATTATGTTTTCTATCCTCATCTATGTTTTCCAAATCATATCTTATTCAGCATAAAACTTATATGTTCTTTCCAACCTTTCCTATATCATTCATTTTTTGTGTACATTCACCATACTAGTTTGTGTTTTACCTGAAGGCATATAGTGGAGAGGTTAAGAGTAATTTCCTTAGAGTCAGAAAACCTAGATGTAAATTTTGACTCTTCCGCTTATGAGGTTTGTAATCCAGTCATCTGTTATTTTATCTTTCAGAACATTGTTTTCTTATCAACTACATAAAGATGTTAACATTTAATTTCCAaagttttttgagaaaaaaatgatatatcTACAGAGGATCTAACACATAGATCCAAGTACTGGCAGATATTACATCCCttcactatgaaaaaaataaaaaaataaataaagataggaATTCTTGAAGTGGATTATAGGTTAAACAAAATCTTTACTTTTTTGCACCAGTCTAAACAGCTACACATGAATCAGTCACTAgcttaaatttagaaaattgttAGTTGGGATTTCAGGGCCTAGAGGAGCACcaccatggcctatgaccgctatgtggccatctgtttCCCTCTTCACTACAGCACTGTCATGAACCACCATATGTGCATGGCCTTACTCAGCATTGTCATGGCTATTGCAGTCACCAATTCCTGGGTACACACAGGTCTCATCCTGAAGCTGACCTTCTGTGGACCAAATACCATTGACCACTTATTCTGTGAGATACCCACACTGCTGTCTTTGTCCTGCAGCCCTGTGAAAGTCAATGAGGTGATGGTATATATTGCAGATATTACCCTGGCAGTGGGCAACTTCACCCTCACCTGCATCTCCTGTGCTTTTATCATTGCTGCCATTCTCCACATCCGCACAGCAGCAGGCAAGAGAAAGGCCTTTTCAACATGCTCATCCCACCTCATAGTGGTGTCCCTTTACTATTGCCCTGTAATCTACACCTACGTCCGCCCTGCTTCCAGCTACACATTTGAAAGAGACAAGGTGGTAGCTGCACTCTATACTCTTGTGACCCCCACATTGAACCCCGTTGTGTACAGTTTCCGGAACAAGGAGATGCAGACAGGGATTAAGAAagtcttttcatttctgaaacaTTAATGGTTTCAAGGGGGTGCATCACTACTCTACTTTAGAATTGTCTACTAGAACATCTCGGATTTTACTGATGTTTCAGTTATTTCCATTTCAActtttcctgttctctcttaagGGCAAGAATGTTTCACTCCACTGTAAATCACTTCCCTAGCTCCTTATTTCCAAAATGTACTTATTCTCTTATGATTTCACTAGTAATTTATACTTATCGTTCCACACGTTAATAAATTTTTTCATGTAAACTTTAAAAACCAATCACAGTAGATGAAagtgatttctctttttcctattctGTTCCTGACCTCCTCATCATCTCTACAATTCcatacttttcatttttacaaaatctGTAATGTAATACACATACAACATCACACAAATATATGACATAAGATATATCATAAATTACATCATAAAATGTGATTTAAATACCAATGTATTTCTAAAATATCTATGCATAAATTCTAATTCTTATAGATCCATGTATACAAACATTTACctctacaaaaaataaatattatttctaatattctaGAGTTAacaattttataaatcaaatcatGTCCACCATTTATGTAACAAGAAAATACATTCTATCTTTGTGAGACATGTTTGGTACACATGCCTTACAGTTTTGCTTTAACATCCATGTTATAATCAGGATTCCACTgcaacatattttataaaataagagcAATATTTTCTCAtactattatttttgaaaaaattaaaaaatgagaataatagtatTCTCATACTATTATTCTTGAAAAAATGTAGTTAATGTCATTATTGCCTGCATTAGGTTTTTCAATCTATAAATATAAGAACCatatattattacttttatataacatttaatgccaaattttaagtaaattaatacctaatacaaggaaacagaagaactATTCTCAATGCCTTCCAGCTGAAGAATACCAGAAGCACGTGATTAGGTGAATGAGTTGATTTATTGCATAAAGGAGACAGCACATCACGTGTCAGTAAGAGGGTGCTGACATGGACTTATTTGTGATTGTGTTGGGTATatgggaaaagaacaaaaaaaggggGATTTTTACTAGATTGGATCATGTCAGAAAATAAGGGTAATTTTATCTGGAAGgtagaaagaataaacattgCTAAGCTGTAATTGCTAAAGAGGCAGCAATCAAAT
This window encodes:
- the LOC123289173 gene encoding olfactory receptor 13G1-like produces the protein MLAKKKQVFENNDDADDDFDDTVDDVGEYIELHWEWDIPRRDEKSSLQILFTFTLKSEIVESTTMAYDRYVAICFPLHYSTVMNHHMCMALLSIVMAIAVTNSWVHTGLILKLTFCGPNTIDHLFCEIPTLLSLSCSPVKVNEVMVYIADITLAVGNFTLTCISCAFIIAAILHIRTAAGKRKAFSTCSSHLIVVSLYYCPVIYTYVRPASSYTFERDKVVAALYTLVTPTLNPVVYSFRNKEMQTGIKKVFSFLKH